A window of the Desulfovibrio sp. UIB00 genome harbors these coding sequences:
- a CDS encoding efflux RND transporter permease subunit, whose protein sequence is MTGFNLSALAVRERAITLFMIIAVMAAGGWAFIHLGRAEDPVFTVKILTVSAVWPGATAKEMQNQVGDRLEKRLQELEYYDRAETIAYPGVLTMKLYLKDSTPPKYVPDEFYQARKKLSDEKAFLPHGVVGPIVNDEYADVYFAMYALSARGLPHRQLVQEAEALRQRLSRVEGIEKVSLLGEQDAKIFVEISHKRLATLGVKASDLFQALATQNDMTPAGFVETNGPRVYMRLDSSVNGVDAVKAIPVSSGQKLLRIGDVADVIRGYEDPATKLIHHQGDSAIILALVMKKGFNGLSLGKSLNAEEAAIQKDLPVGLELAKVSDQSLVISAAINEFMIKFAVALGVVIVVSLATLGFRVGIVVAAAVPLTLAAVFVIMLLAGMDFDRITLGALILSLGLLVDDAIIAIEMMVVKMEEGLDRVQAATFAWTSTASPMLFGTIVTIVGFLPVGFAKSTAGEYAGNIFWVVAFSLITSWFVAVIFTPYLGVKLLPNFKPIVGGHKTIYATSNYQRFRQVVQKVIDHKWAVAGITITLFVLSVVGMGSVEKQFFPNSDRPELTIEINLPLGSSFVTTERTTRNIEKSIMAEPEAKSVTSFIGHGTPRFILTVNSELPNPAYAQIVVVTDGPKARESLKAKLRKLFASGAFPEARVRVKQFTFGPPVTFPVLFRVVGPDVAEIQRIAQEIRLIMSKNPNVIDAHLDWGMRTPSQHFVLDQERIRLLGLTPQQIGIQLQAILNGVPTTQVREGTRSVDVVVRAPDIERNSLKDIKNITLTTSDGHSIPLSQIARFESRMEDALLKRYNRELYIAVQGDVIDGVQPPDVTMQILPELTELKSTLPVEYRIETGGSVEESAKANTALGKLFPLMALLMLAFIMLQVRSFSTMFMVFATAPLGLVGAVPTLLIFHQPFGFNAILGLIGLAGIIMRNTLILVDQIHHDLTDGLSDYEAIVESTVRRARPVVLTAIAAMLAFIPLTLSSFWGALAFVLIGGVGVGTALTLLFLPALYAIWFRVKRPQKNDSA, encoded by the coding sequence ATGACAGGCTTTAATCTTTCTGCCCTTGCTGTTCGTGAACGCGCGATAACGCTGTTCATGATCATTGCAGTAATGGCAGCTGGTGGGTGGGCTTTTATTCATCTTGGCAGGGCTGAAGATCCTGTTTTTACAGTAAAAATACTAACAGTATCGGCTGTATGGCCTGGCGCAACAGCTAAAGAGATGCAGAATCAAGTTGGAGATCGCCTGGAAAAAAGGCTTCAGGAACTTGAATATTACGATCGCGCGGAGACAATTGCCTATCCGGGTGTGCTGACAATGAAGCTTTACCTGAAGGATTCAACTCCGCCCAAATACGTGCCCGATGAATTTTACCAGGCCAGAAAGAAACTATCGGACGAAAAGGCCTTTTTGCCACACGGAGTGGTTGGCCCGATTGTAAATGATGAATACGCTGATGTGTATTTTGCCATGTATGCATTGTCAGCTAGAGGGCTCCCTCATCGGCAGCTTGTTCAGGAGGCGGAAGCGCTTCGCCAGAGGCTCTCACGCGTTGAAGGGATAGAAAAAGTATCACTGTTGGGTGAGCAGGACGCTAAGATTTTTGTCGAGATATCACACAAAAGGTTGGCTACTCTTGGTGTCAAAGCAAGTGACCTGTTTCAGGCCCTAGCAACACAAAACGACATGACTCCAGCGGGCTTTGTAGAAACAAATGGGCCAAGAGTCTACATGCGCCTTGACAGCAGCGTTAACGGTGTTGACGCAGTTAAAGCAATCCCTGTGTCCAGCGGTCAAAAATTGTTGAGAATCGGCGATGTCGCTGACGTGATACGTGGATACGAAGATCCTGCGACAAAACTAATACACCATCAGGGTGACTCTGCAATCATCCTCGCGCTTGTGATGAAAAAGGGATTCAATGGACTAAGCTTGGGCAAGTCTCTGAATGCTGAAGAAGCAGCAATACAAAAAGATTTGCCAGTTGGTCTTGAACTGGCAAAAGTTTCAGATCAATCGTTGGTTATTTCTGCGGCTATTAATGAATTCATGATCAAATTCGCAGTCGCTCTGGGCGTTGTTATTGTTGTAAGCCTTGCCACGCTGGGATTCCGTGTTGGAATAGTAGTGGCGGCAGCTGTTCCTCTCACACTTGCAGCCGTATTTGTGATCATGCTGCTTGCTGGAATGGATTTTGACAGAATAACTTTGGGCGCACTTATTTTGTCGCTGGGGCTCTTGGTCGATGATGCGATCATTGCCATCGAAATGATGGTTGTCAAAATGGAAGAGGGGTTAGATCGAGTACAGGCCGCAACTTTTGCCTGGACGTCTACAGCAAGCCCCATGCTCTTTGGAACAATCGTTACAATAGTTGGATTTTTGCCAGTAGGCTTCGCTAAATCAACGGCAGGCGAATATGCAGGAAACATATTTTGGGTTGTGGCGTTTTCTCTTATTACTTCCTGGTTTGTTGCTGTTATTTTTACGCCTTACCTTGGAGTAAAACTATTACCAAACTTTAAACCCATTGTCGGTGGGCATAAAACTATATACGCAACGTCCAATTATCAACGCTTTCGTCAGGTTGTACAGAAAGTTATTGACCACAAATGGGCTGTAGCAGGAATAACTATCACCCTTTTTGTCTTATCTGTAGTTGGAATGGGATCTGTTGAGAAACAGTTTTTCCCAAACTCAGATCGACCAGAACTCACGATTGAAATCAATCTTCCACTCGGCAGCTCTTTCGTAACGACAGAACGAACTACGCGCAATATTGAAAAAAGTATCATGGCTGAGCCGGAGGCAAAATCTGTCACCAGCTTTATTGGGCACGGCACTCCACGCTTCATATTGACCGTGAATTCAGAGCTTCCCAATCCCGCATACGCCCAGATCGTTGTTGTTACTGACGGACCTAAGGCCCGAGAATCACTTAAAGCCAAACTGCGCAAGCTATTTGCTTCTGGAGCATTTCCAGAAGCGCGTGTGCGCGTCAAACAGTTCACCTTTGGACCGCCGGTAACGTTTCCAGTTCTTTTTCGGGTGGTTGGCCCTGACGTCGCGGAGATTCAGCGTATTGCCCAAGAAATTAGGCTGATTATGTCTAAAAATCCCAACGTGATTGACGCTCATTTGGACTGGGGCATGCGTACACCTAGCCAGCATTTTGTGCTCGATCAGGAGCGGATACGGCTACTTGGCCTCACCCCACAACAAATTGGAATACAATTGCAGGCCATTTTGAATGGTGTGCCAACCACCCAGGTGAGGGAGGGCACACGTTCGGTTGATGTGGTAGTTCGCGCACCAGATATTGAGCGCAACAGCCTTAAGGATATTAAGAATATTACATTGACCACAAGTGATGGACATTCGATTCCCCTCTCCCAGATTGCCCGCTTTGAATCAAGGATGGAGGATGCCCTGCTGAAGCGTTATAACCGCGAGCTATATATTGCGGTTCAGGGTGATGTGATAGATGGGGTGCAACCTCCTGATGTGACGATGCAGATTCTCCCGGAGCTGACTGAACTAAAATCAACGCTTCCGGTCGAGTATCGCATTGAAACTGGTGGCTCCGTTGAAGAAAGCGCGAAAGCCAATACTGCGTTGGGGAAGCTGTTCCCTCTTATGGCGCTGCTCATGTTGGCATTTATCATGCTTCAGGTTCGCTCATTTTCCACAATGTTTATGGTGTTTGCCACAGCTCCTCTTGGCTTGGTCGGCGCTGTGCCGACGCTGCTGATTTTTCACCAGCCTTTCGGCTTCAACGCCATTTTAGGTTTAATCGGTTTGGCAGGGATTATCATGCGCAACACGCTCATTCTTGTCGATCAGATACACCACGACCTAACTGATGGATTAAGCGATTACGAAGCTATTGTTGAATCAACAGTACGACGCGCTCGACCGGTTGTTCTAACTGCAATAGCCGCAATGCTTGCATTCATTCCACTTACACTTTCCAGTTTTTGGGGAGCACTTGCTTTTGTGCTTATCGGCGGTGTTGGTGTTGGAACAGCCTTAACTCTACTTTTTTTGCCAGCTCTGTACGCAATATGGTTTAGGGTTAAGCGGCCACAAAAAAACGACAGCGCGTAG
- a CDS encoding FAD/NAD(P)-binding oxidoreductase — translation MKKLLILGAGAGGTMIATKMRKLLSEREWEITIIDRDPVHHYQPGWLLVPFGVDTPEGCVRPKKDFITRGVNFVLDTITAVDPIQRKVVCKNSTHTYDWIVVASGARIAPDEVPGLLDDWGGKIHNFYTHDGAAALYGKMKHFKKGRLVLHICETPIKCPVAPLEFVYMADWYLQKMGVRDNVEIELVTPLTGAFTKPVANNILGTLCEQKGIKVTTNWSVDSVDADRAVITSVTGDDIAYDLLVTIPPQLGQQFLIDSEISDVTGFIDTDKELLKSNKFENMYIIGDATNVPASKAGSVAHFESDVIAQNLLSDIEGTDNYYKFDGHTNCFIVTGFEKASLIDFSYAIEPLPGMFPLPGVGPFELLGESHINYWGKLMFKWVYYNLMLKGHELPFEPNMYLAGKDTSLLRSK, via the coding sequence ATGAAAAAATTGCTTATTCTTGGTGCTGGCGCTGGCGGAACCATGATCGCCACAAAGATGAGAAAGCTGTTGAGTGAACGCGAATGGGAAATCACGATCATCGATCGTGACCCCGTCCATCACTATCAGCCCGGTTGGCTTCTGGTTCCGTTTGGGGTTGATACCCCCGAGGGTTGCGTCCGCCCCAAAAAGGATTTCATCACACGCGGTGTCAATTTCGTACTCGATACGATCACCGCTGTTGATCCTATACAGCGCAAGGTTGTGTGCAAAAACAGCACGCACACCTATGATTGGATTGTTGTTGCCTCTGGCGCACGCATCGCGCCCGACGAAGTGCCCGGCCTGCTGGACGACTGGGGCGGGAAAATTCACAATTTTTATACGCATGACGGTGCAGCAGCCCTGTATGGCAAGATGAAGCATTTCAAAAAGGGCAGACTAGTACTGCACATTTGCGAAACGCCCATCAAGTGCCCGGTCGCGCCTTTGGAATTTGTGTATATGGCCGACTGGTATCTGCAAAAAATGGGCGTGCGCGACAACGTTGAGATCGAGCTTGTCACGCCTCTCACTGGCGCGTTTACCAAGCCCGTGGCCAACAACATTCTTGGAACGCTTTGCGAACAGAAGGGCATCAAGGTTACCACAAACTGGAGTGTGGACAGCGTTGACGCGGATCGTGCTGTAATTACCTCGGTAACGGGTGATGATATCGCCTATGACCTCTTGGTGACAATTCCTCCCCAGTTGGGCCAGCAATTTCTTATTGATTCAGAGATTTCCGATGTCACGGGATTTATTGACACAGATAAGGAACTGCTAAAATCAAATAAATTTGAAAACATGTACATCATCGGGGACGCAACAAATGTCCCTGCATCCAAAGCCGGTTCTGTTGCCCACTTTGAATCCGACGTTATCGCCCAGAACCTGTTGTCCGACATTGAAGGTACCGACAACTACTACAAGTTTGACGGCCACACCAACTGCTTCATCGTTACGGGTTTTGAAAAGGCCTCGCTGATCGACTTCAGCTACGCTATCGAGCCACTGCCGGGCATGTTCCCGCTTCCTGGCGTGGGACCCTTTGAGCTGCTGGGCGAAAGCCACATCAACTACTGGGGCAAGCTCATGTTCAAATGGGTGTACTACAACCTTATGCTCAAGGGTCACGAGCTTCCGTTTGAGCCCAATATGTATCTTGCAGGCAAAGACACCTCTTTGCTGAGAAGCAAGTAG
- a CDS encoding DUF1641 domain-containing protein, with the protein MIPEDKILERLGAIEDRLSDLQASKENSRMLLEQLTPIGNHAFRLMLDEMETLNGRVTLDDILDLCRKGVLTVPKLTWLLDQLENATDLWHILHPAMGPTFPHIVEMMGEWERNGVFAKMSAVKGAGGNLLNAMSPEDIAKMGEGLVFLTTLLQRLADPGLQAKIVTLVDVLSGIDMAKVKPTGLLGMVGALCSTEGKQTMGLIAEMLKTVGKFTTNAKIS; encoded by the coding sequence ATGATACCTGAAGATAAAATTCTTGAGCGGCTTGGGGCTATTGAAGATAGGCTCAGCGATCTTCAAGCGAGCAAGGAAAACAGCCGAATGCTGCTGGAGCAGCTGACGCCTATCGGCAACCACGCTTTCCGCCTTATGCTTGACGAGATGGAAACCCTCAATGGCAGGGTTACGCTCGACGATATACTGGATCTGTGCAGAAAGGGCGTGCTGACTGTTCCCAAGCTCACCTGGCTTCTGGACCAGCTGGAGAACGCCACAGACCTGTGGCATATCCTGCACCCCGCCATGGGGCCCACCTTCCCGCACATCGTTGAAATGATGGGAGAGTGGGAACGTAACGGCGTGTTTGCAAAAATGTCTGCGGTCAAAGGCGCTGGCGGTAACCTGTTGAACGCCATGAGCCCTGAAGACATTGCAAAAATGGGCGAAGGCCTTGTCTTTTTGACCACGCTGCTGCAGCGTCTTGCCGATCCTGGCCTGCAGGCCAAGATTGTAACGCTGGTTGACGTGCTGAGCGGAATCGACATGGCGAAAGTTAAGCCTACTGGTCTGCTGGGCATGGTTGGGGCACTGTGCAGTACTGAAGGCAAGCAGACCATGGGCCTCATCGCGGAGATGCTAAAAACAGTTGGAAAATTCACCACGAACGCAAAAATCAGTTAG
- a CDS encoding lysylphosphatidylglycerol synthetase family protein — MKKYLRYLGSVLVTAVFFLAVYLLYHKLKSYSIAQIRESISQISHGRILCSLLLMVVNYIILVGYDWLALKAIHKTLPLPRVGLVSFVGQAVSYNFGALLGGTSVRYRFYSAWGFSLAEIVRLVLMLAVTFWVGALGLCGLIFIISPPVIPDDLLAKMPMTDVRILGVVLLLIACSYLILCCTVRKPVHLFGKEFVFPPPHIAFAQALVAGVDIIAAAGCMYVLLPGNMGISFLDFLPSYLMAQVAVVLTHIPGGVGVFELVILHLTHTTQAQAVFAAVLLFRIIYFIIPLLAAALLLAVYEVRQRSDMLRETGRWLSVLSHSISAYMVFAAGVILLVCAMLPPGKHMLHALRSMIPYEALAVGHFLTAISGAMLLFVSYGLERRQSRGFQLAVLCLCLGIAGALLNGFSWITASMVSIVLLTVCMARRRFYRSSFFWEEPIPGYWLFGALGVLALMAFIAWALYHPSWNKAAAWGFDRPHMAAQTLLDFLGIAVGLAAGWLWRVALRLRARRQKAVHHG, encoded by the coding sequence ATGAAAAAATATTTGCGTTATCTTGGGTCGGTGCTTGTCACGGCGGTGTTTTTTCTGGCTGTGTACCTTTTGTACCATAAGCTTAAAAGTTACAGCATAGCCCAGATTCGCGAAAGTATAAGCCAGATATCGCACGGGCGGATTCTCTGCTCGTTGCTGCTGATGGTGGTCAATTACATCATTCTTGTGGGCTACGACTGGCTGGCGCTCAAGGCCATTCACAAAACCCTGCCTTTGCCCCGCGTGGGGCTTGTTTCATTTGTGGGGCAGGCTGTGAGCTACAACTTTGGCGCGCTGCTGGGCGGTACCAGCGTGCGTTACCGTTTTTATTCGGCCTGGGGTTTTTCGCTGGCAGAGATTGTGCGTCTGGTGCTGATGCTGGCGGTTACATTCTGGGTTGGCGCACTGGGGCTGTGCGGGTTGATTTTTATCATAAGCCCGCCTGTCATTCCTGATGATCTGCTGGCAAAAATGCCCATGACAGACGTGCGCATTCTGGGCGTGGTGCTGCTGCTTATTGCCTGCTCCTACCTGATCTTGTGCTGTACCGTGCGCAAGCCCGTACACCTGTTTGGCAAGGAATTTGTCTTTCCGCCGCCACATATCGCCTTTGCTCAGGCCCTTGTGGCCGGGGTGGACATTATCGCCGCAGCGGGCTGCATGTACGTGTTGCTGCCCGGCAACATGGGCATATCGTTTCTTGATTTTCTGCCAAGCTACCTCATGGCCCAGGTGGCTGTGGTGCTTACGCACATCCCCGGCGGGGTTGGCGTTTTTGAGCTTGTCATTCTGCACCTTACCCATACAACACAGGCGCAGGCCGTATTTGCGGCGGTGCTGCTGTTCCGCATCATTTACTTTATCATTCCGTTGCTGGCAGCCGCATTGCTGCTGGCCGTTTACGAGGTGCGCCAACGAAGCGACATGCTGCGCGAAACTGGCCGCTGGCTTTCTGTACTCTCGCACTCCATTTCTGCCTATATGGTTTTTGCAGCGGGCGTGATTCTGCTTGTCTGCGCCATGCTGCCGCCAGGTAAGCACATGCTGCACGCTCTGCGCAGCATGATTCCTTATGAGGCGCTGGCTGTGGGGCATTTTCTTACGGCTATTTCGGGCGCAATGCTGCTCTTTGTTTCATACGGGCTTGAGCGGCGGCAGTCGCGCGGATTCCAGCTGGCGGTGCTGTGTCTGTGTCTGGGAATTGCGGGAGCCTTGCTCAACGGTTTTTCGTGGATCACCGCATCCATGGTCAGTATTGTGCTGCTGACTGTGTGCATGGCCCGGCGGCGTTTTTACCGCTCGTCCTTTTTCTGGGAAGAACCCATCCCCGGTTACTGGCTGTTCGGTGCATTGGGTGTGCTGGCTTTGATGGCGTTCATTGCCTGGGCGCTTTATCATCCCTCCTGGAATAAAGCCGCTGCCTGGGGTTTTGACCGCCCGCATATGGCCGCGCAAACATTGCTTGATTTTCTTGGCATTGCCGTGGGGCTGGCAGCCGGCTGGCTGTGGCGCGTTGCCTTGCGGTTACGCGCCCGGCGGCAAAAGGCCGTGCATCACGGGTAG
- the greA gene encoding transcription elongation factor GreA, which translates to MTSIPISVQGYKKLEDELARLKSERPAIIQAIKEAREEGDLRENAGYDAARERQGMAEARIKYIESRMALYQVVDLDSLKGDKVIFGSTVEVEDVDSGEARSFTILGPDEADPAKGSISFLSPVGQALLGREVGDEVTVDIPRGRVTYEVINISFKGSNVLN; encoded by the coding sequence ATGACAAGCATCCCCATTTCCGTGCAAGGCTACAAAAAGCTGGAAGACGAACTGGCCCGCCTGAAGAGCGAACGGCCCGCCATCATCCAGGCCATCAAAGAAGCCCGTGAAGAAGGCGACCTGCGAGAAAACGCCGGGTACGACGCCGCGCGGGAACGTCAGGGCATGGCTGAAGCCCGCATCAAATACATTGAATCCCGCATGGCGCTCTATCAGGTCGTTGATCTTGATTCCCTGAAGGGCGACAAGGTCATCTTTGGTTCCACGGTTGAGGTTGAGGATGTGGACAGCGGCGAAGCACGCTCCTTCACCATTCTCGGCCCCGATGAGGCCGACCCCGCCAAGGGTTCCATCTCGTTCCTTTCCCCTGTGGGTCAGGCCCTGCTGGGCCGCGAAGTAGGCGATGAAGTGACCGTGGATATTCCGCGTGGCCGCGTTACCTATGAAGTGATCAACATCAGCTTTAAAGGCAGCAACGTGTTGAACTAG
- a CDS encoding AI-2E family transporter, with product MLLWHNPVTIFMAACLSCLSLPLYRTLQMKGRMWRKRLEKTRSGPRWRKFRLSLSSSLPLYAYITTLLSSILIPIAMLALLVTPQAAAGFARLRELQANNFQLPPEWVANIQQWRLSLAEYPRAEKMVSDFLQKLDAFFGDAMSLLLSRSMDFLGGTMTVLWTSFLFFTLTVIFTTYARHIRKISGRIFHIPQAMLCRFTAAIHRALRGILLGIVLVAAAQGILCGIAFAFAGVRQPAFWGLLATLVAPIPAIGTAIVWVPLCLSLWFTGNSMAAVGLALWGVVVVAGVDNILRPLFLQQGIKAPFFVLIIAILCGLASFGPVGLIVGPVLLAFAIQAVEEGNRTYRHNG from the coding sequence ATGCTGCTCTGGCACAATCCGGTGACCATATTCATGGCGGCCTGTCTGTCATGCCTTTCGTTGCCGCTTTACCGGACACTACAAATGAAGGGCCGGATGTGGCGCAAACGCCTTGAAAAAACCCGGAGCGGCCCCCGCTGGCGCAAATTCCGGCTTAGTCTTTCAAGCAGCCTGCCCCTCTATGCTTACATAACCACTCTCCTCTCTTCCATACTAATTCCCATTGCCATGCTCGCCCTGCTGGTGACGCCCCAGGCGGCGGCTGGTTTTGCGCGCCTGCGCGAGCTGCAAGCCAACAATTTTCAGTTGCCGCCCGAGTGGGTGGCCAATATTCAGCAATGGCGGCTAAGCCTTGCAGAATATCCGCGCGCAGAAAAGATGGTCAGCGACTTTCTGCAAAAACTGGATGCGTTTTTTGGCGATGCCATGAGCCTGCTTTTGAGCCGAAGCATGGACTTTCTCGGCGGCACCATGACAGTGCTGTGGACAAGCTTTTTGTTCTTTACGCTCACGGTGATCTTTACCACCTATGCCCGCCACATCCGAAAAATTTCCGGCAGGATATTCCACATACCCCAAGCAATGCTCTGCCGCTTTACGGCTGCCATCCACCGGGCATTGCGAGGTATTCTGCTGGGCATTGTGCTGGTGGCTGCGGCGCAGGGCATTTTGTGCGGCATTGCCTTTGCTTTTGCAGGGGTACGCCAGCCAGCATTCTGGGGCCTGCTTGCCACGCTCGTGGCTCCCATTCCCGCCATTGGCACGGCCATAGTGTGGGTGCCGCTTTGCCTTTCGCTCTGGTTCACGGGCAACAGCATGGCCGCTGTGGGCCTGGCCCTTTGGGGCGTTGTGGTGGTGGCTGGCGTGGACAACATTCTGCGTCCGCTCTTTTTGCAGCAGGGCATCAAGGCCCCGTTCTTTGTATTGATCATCGCCATTCTTTGCGGTCTGGCGAGCTTTGGGCCGGTAGGCCTAATTGTGGGTCCTGTGCTGCTGGCTTTTGCCATTCAGGCAGTGGAAGAAGGCAACCGCACCTATAGGCACAATGGATAA
- a CDS encoding D-alanyl-D-alanine carboxypeptidase family protein, whose protein sequence is MDKIDTIHSGFGRLAPGDQPGRAQPGKLPQDATPRSAGFAPSALSCLRRMAVFSILFCAVCVTLLSGATESRAARGVRAAILVNMDTGKVLFEKNADMSIPPASLTKVMSMFLTMDAVSANRLSLDEKIRITPAASTVGGSSMHLRNGERVAVRQLLTGAAVASGNDAITALALRVAGNERQFVRAMNQKAKGLGLNRTEFKNPTGLPAAGQRSTPRDIASLTRAYLRAHPGAQKFHSTRVFTHRNRQMANTNALLGSVRGVNGLKTGWTVASGYNLIVTAQRGNTRILAVVMGGTSRNARDAMATRLIEAGFDGGGDPKKIRRAMGYRR, encoded by the coding sequence ATGGATAAGATAGACACCATACATTCCGGTTTTGGCAGGCTTGCCCCCGGGGATCAGCCCGGCAGGGCACAGCCCGGCAAACTTCCGCAAGACGCCACCCCTCGCAGTGCGGGGTTTGCGCCGTCAGCTCTGAGCTGCTTGCGGCGCATGGCGGTATTCAGCATCCTTTTTTGCGCCGTATGCGTCACGCTGCTTTCAGGTGCAACAGAATCTCGTGCAGCCAGAGGCGTGCGCGCGGCTATTCTGGTCAACATGGATACTGGCAAAGTGCTTTTTGAAAAAAACGCAGACATGTCCATCCCGCCTGCATCGCTCACCAAGGTGATGTCCATGTTCCTGACCATGGATGCCGTCAGCGCCAACCGGTTGAGCCTTGACGAAAAAATCCGCATCACGCCTGCCGCGTCCACCGTGGGCGGCTCGTCCATGCACCTCCGCAACGGGGAGCGCGTGGCGGTCAGGCAACTGCTCACCGGCGCTGCCGTTGCATCCGGCAATGACGCCATTACGGCGCTTGCCCTGCGTGTGGCTGGCAACGAGCGACAGTTCGTGCGCGCCATGAATCAAAAAGCCAAAGGGCTGGGCTTGAACCGCACGGAATTCAAGAATCCCACAGGTCTGCCCGCCGCAGGGCAGCGCTCCACCCCCCGCGATATTGCCAGCCTGACCCGCGCCTACCTTCGCGCCCACCCCGGCGCGCAAAAATTTCACAGCACCCGCGTTTTTACTCACAGGAACAGACAAATGGCCAATACAAACGCGCTGCTCGGCTCTGTGCGCGGCGTCAATGGCCTTAAAACAGGCTGGACTGTGGCTTCGGGCTACAATCTTATTGTTACAGCCCAGCGCGGCAATACCCGCATCCTGGCTGTGGTTATGGGCGGCACAAGCCGCAATGCCAGGGATGCCATGGCAACACGGCTGATCGAAGCAGGCTTTGACGGCGGCGGCGACCCAAAGAAAATCCGGCGCGCCATGGGCTACAGACGCTAA
- a CDS encoding O-acetylhomoserine aminocarboxypropyltransferase/cysteine synthase family protein — protein MKTESLCLHAGYEPGNGEPRVLPIVQSTTFKYATTAEVAKLFDLAEAGFFYSRLGNPTVDAVEQKIAALEGGVGALCTSSGQAASMLSLLNVAQSGDHVVSAASIYGGTFNLFAVTLKKLGIEVTFVDQTASEAELEEAFRPNTRAVFGETLSNPSMDVLDIERFAKLAHRHRLPLIIDNTFATPVLCRPFEFGADIVVHSTTKYMDGHALQVGGVIVDSGNFDWASGKFPEFTEPDPSYHGLVYSQAFGKAAYIVKARVQLMRDMGCCQSPQGAFYINQGLETLPLRMERHCRNAEAVAAYLEKHPAVESVNYPRLPGHPQKALADKYMPNGCSGVISLSLKGGREAGARFIDSLKMISLQVHVADIRTCVLHPASSTHRQLTDDQLREAGITPGMVRLSVGVEHVDDIIADLEQALGR, from the coding sequence ATGAAAACGGAATCTCTTTGTCTGCACGCGGGCTATGAACCGGGCAATGGCGAACCCCGCGTTCTGCCCATAGTGCAGAGCACGACCTTTAAGTACGCCACCACCGCCGAAGTGGCGAAGCTTTTTGATCTTGCCGAAGCGGGCTTTTTTTACTCCCGCCTTGGCAACCCCACGGTTGACGCCGTGGAGCAGAAAATTGCCGCTCTTGAAGGCGGCGTTGGCGCGCTGTGCACCTCGTCCGGTCAGGCGGCAAGCATGCTGTCCCTGCTCAATGTGGCCCAGAGCGGCGACCATGTGGTAAGCGCCGCCAGCATTTACGGCGGCACGTTCAACCTTTTTGCCGTTACCCTCAAAAAGCTGGGCATTGAAGTCACCTTTGTGGATCAAACCGCCTCCGAGGCCGAGCTGGAAGAGGCCTTCCGGCCCAACACGCGCGCCGTGTTCGGCGAAACGCTCTCCAACCCCTCCATGGATGTGCTGGATATTGAGCGCTTTGCCAAGCTGGCCCACAGGCACAGGCTGCCCCTGATCATCGACAATACCTTTGCCACGCCCGTGCTTTGCCGCCCCTTTGAATTCGGGGCCGACATCGTAGTTCATTCCACCACCAAATATATGGACGGCCACGCCCTTCAGGTGGGCGGCGTCATCGTGGACAGCGGCAACTTTGACTGGGCCTCCGGCAAGTTTCCCGAATTTACCGAACCTGATCCTTCCTACCACGGCCTCGTGTATTCCCAGGCCTTTGGCAAGGCCGCTTACATCGTCAAGGCGCGCGTGCAGCTCATGCGCGATATGGGCTGCTGCCAGAGCCCTCAGGGCGCGTTCTACATCAATCAGGGCCTCGAAACCCTGCCCCTGCGCATGGAACGCCACTGCCGCAACGCCGAAGCCGTCGCCGCCTATCTGGAAAAGCATCCCGCCGTGGAATCCGTCAATTATCCGCGCCTGCCCGGCCACCCGCAAAAAGCCCTGGCCGACAAGTACATGCCCAATGGGTGCAGCGGCGTCATCTCCCTATCCCTCAAAGGCGGACGGGAAGCCGGCGCGCGTTTTATCGACAGCCTTAAAATGATATCCCTCCAGGTTCACGTGGCCGACATCCGCACCTGCGTTCTCCATCCCGCCAGCTCCACCCACCGCCAGCTGACCGATGATCAGCTGCGCGAAGCCGGTATTACCCCCGGCATGGTGCGCCTCTCTGTGGGCGTTGAGCATGTGGATGATATTATCGCCGATCTGGAGCAAGCTCTGGGGCGCTAG